The following coding sequences are from one Brienomyrus brachyistius isolate T26 chromosome 15, BBRACH_0.4, whole genome shotgun sequence window:
- the LOC125709205 gene encoding coiled-coil domain-containing protein 190 yields MRRGEKAAWRSDAQGREERRAEARLAQGLRRLDEACLYHLSTLTREQRRLCRDLGALRTGNSWKRSFSDLQPRPWGCDLNQPVLSYKRTVLPRIPCATRLDKHCSREQKPTGTAGSSSGLQARIRDFVTGGEPQWESSMVPVSLPDLRGKTGSGLDTDDPNKTRRQSERNVDTDAGTSTEGDVAQSPSTPPLARPLAPDGRLRTVHTFPSFPQALAEARKARYLRHRGQPLSERELSVGEIFGRTPYDSSTYCP; encoded by the exons ATGCGGCGTGGAGAGAAAGCAGCGTGGCGGAGTGACGCGCAGGGGCGGGAGGAGAGGAGAGCGGAGGCCCGGCTGGCGCAGGGCTTGCGCAGGCTGGACGAGGCGTGCCTGTACCACCTGAGCACACTGACCAGGGAGCAGAGGCGCCTGTGCCGTGACCTGGGTGCGCTGCGCACAG GTAATTCATGGAAGAGGAGTTTTTCCGATTTACAGCCCCGACCTTGGGGGTGTGATCTCAATCAGCCGGTCTTGTCATACAAGAGGACTGTATTACCCAGAATTCCATGTGCTACGAGACTTGACAAACACTG CTCCCGGGAGCAAAAGCCCACGGGCACTGCTGGCTCCTCCTCTGGGCTCCAGGCTCGGATTCGGGATTTTGTGACCGGCGGAGAGCCGCAGTGGGAGTCCTCCATGGTGCCAGTGTCCCTGCCAGACCTCAGGGGGAAGACTGGGAGTGGGCTCGACACAGACGATCCAAATAAGACGAGGAGGCAGAGCGAGAGGAATGTGGACACGGATGCTGGGACATCAACGGAGGGTGATGTGGCTCAatccccctccaccccacccctgGCTCGGCCGTTGGCCCCAGACGGGCGCCTAAGAACAGTGCACACATTTCCCAGCTTTCCCCAGGCTTTGGCCGAGGCCCGGAAAGCGCGGTACCTCCGGCACCGTGGACAGCCCCTGTCGGAGAGGGAGCTCTCCGTGGGGGAGATATTTGGCAGGACCCCCTATGATTCCTCAACATACTGTCCCTGA
- the echdc2 gene encoding enoyl-CoA hydratase domain-containing protein 2, mitochondrial, with protein sequence MEYQSKAPNTAHNRSTHDQPCSSSAPPLRAGYPLSKLPRQPSYFGHFSTGTLNPCFVNFAMTLLGTLRHWPGRRLWARVAMPYTAGSGGKPGAEATPCRGAHTESSLPAGVEVDLSRLEGADAGIVEVLMCRQRARNSLGKVFVSQMREVVAHLHGDTSVRVAVFRSLVPGVFCAGADLKERAKMTNSEAEHLVRGLRSLMTEIAVLPMPTIAAVDGFALGGGLELALACDLRTAASTAQMGLIETTRGLLPGAGGSQRLPRLVGFAVAKEMMFTGQRVTGERALQLGLVNRVAEQNEAGDAAYREALQLAREILPQAPIAQRMVKEAICRGVEVDIDTGMAIEGMCYARVIPTRDRQEGMAAFIEKRPPRYTGQ encoded by the exons ATGGAATATCAAAGCAAGGCACCGAACACGGCACATAACCGCAGCACCCACGATCAGCCCTGTTCCTCCAGCGCTCCTCCTCTCAGGGCGGGATATCCTCTTTCAAAACTTCCTCGGCAGCCTTCCTACTTTGGGCACTTCTCGACAGGGACGCTGAATCCCTGCTTTGTAAACTTTGCGATGACTTTGCTTGGTACCCTGAGACACTGGCCGGGTCGGCGATTATGGGCCCGGGTCGCGATGCCTTACACAGCGGGTTCGGGAGGAAAACCCGGCGCCGAGGCGACCCCGTGCCGCGGGGCGCACACTGAGTCCTCGCTCCCCGCGGGGGTAGAAGTGGATCTCAGCCGGCTGGAGGGGGCAGACGCCG GGATCGTGGAGGTGCTGATGTGCCGGCAGAGGGCACGAAACTCCCTGGGCAAGGTGTTTGTGTCTCAG ATGCGGGAGGTGGTGGCCCATCTCCATGGCGACACTTCAGTCCGCGTGGCAGTGTTTCGCAGCCTGGTGCCTGGAGTCTTCTGCGCAG GTGCTGATTTGAAGGAACGTGCTAAGATGACTAACTCTGAAGCGGAGCACCTTGTCCGTGGGTTGCGGTCACTCATGACGGAAATCG CGGTGTTGCCGATGCCCACCATCGCTGCGGTGGACGGCTTTGCCCtgggtggggggctggagctGGCGCTGGCCTGTGATCTCCGCACAGCAG CTTCCACGGCACAGATGGGCCTGATTGAAACGACACGAGGATTGCTCCCGGGGGCAG ggggcagccagCGCCTCCCGCGATTGGTGGGCTTTGCTGTGGCCAAGGAGATGAtgttcacagggcagagggtgacGGGCGAGCGGGCCTTGCAGCTCGGCCTGGTCAACAGGGTGGCGGAGCAGAACGAGGCTGGGGATGCGGCCTACAGGGAGGCCCTCCAGCTGGCCCGTGAAATACTGCCACAG gcCCCCATCGCCCAGCGGATGGTGAAGGAGGCCATTTGCCGGGGTGTTGAG GTGGATATCGACACGGGAATGGCTATCGAGGGCATGTGCTATGCCAGG gtCATTCCCACCCGGGACCGTCAGGAAGGGATGGCGGCGTTCATTGAGAAGAGACCCCCTCGGTACACCGGGCAGTAG
- the zyg11 gene encoding protein zyg-11 homolog translates to MDEASPASLTDLCLSHVSRNLEVFSVKQADGSLCLRESLIFPQELADQLLRKMATEGLLNDSTVGIFRSSQYLRLRRACIRTARISAEAFRRAVCLHRLLELDAARVNADLTIADILRGLASNKECQESLQRLALSGLTMSLEEPSRRCFSALLSLRSLSLANVDFYDSGLADVCTLPRLESLDISNTSVTNLTPLLCCRSRLRYLTMHQMKRLEMSTAQLLFVLSQLDGLQHLDVSDDKQFTSDVARQLLEQPGILPRLVSLDVSGRKQVTDAAVRAFVEQRPGMVFMGLLATDAGFSDFLSGEGTLKVTGEANEAQICEALQRYTERECFVREALFHLFSHTHVMEKPRPDILKLVVLGMQNHPTTLHVQLAASACVFNLTKQDLAAGMPVRLLGTVTQLLLEAMKNFPNHQQLQKNCLLSLCSDRILQEVPFNRFEAAKLVMQWLCNHEDQNMQRMAVAIISILAAKLSTVQTAQLGAELFIVKQLLHIVRQKTVQGTVDATLKFTLSALWNLTDESPTTCRHFIENQGLELFMKVLESFPSESSIQQKVLGLLNNIAEVRELHGELMVPGFLDHIRSLLHSPEVEVSYFAAGILAHLTSRGEAVWTLGLALRSTLLQQLHAAILKWPTPECEMVAYRSFNPFFPLLECFQTPGVQLWAAWAMQHVCSKNAPRYCSMLLEEGGLQQLEMVRTHPDTHGDVHRLAESILDSLERHRARTGQPVPQPPPRCHWHQDTRPEKDIP, encoded by the exons gatgaGGCATCTCCGGCATCCCTGACGGATCTCTGCCTGTCTCACGTGAGCCGGAACCTCGAGGTCTTCTCCGTGAAGCAGGCGGACGGGTCCCTGTGTCTCCGGGAGTCCCTGATCTTTCCGCAGGAGCTCGCCGACCAACTGCTGCGCAAGATGGCCACCGAGG GTCTGCTGAATGACAGCACAGTGGGGATTTTCCGGAGCTCGCAGTACCTGCGGCTACGCCGCGCCTGCATCCGCACCGCCCGTATTTCTGCAGAGGCCTTCCGGCGCGCAGTCTGCCTGCACCGGCTGCTGGAGCTGGATGCGGCACGCGTCAACGCCGACCTGACCATCGCCGACATCCTGCGTGGCCTGGCCTCCAACAAGGAGTGCCAGGAGAGCCTGCAGAGGCTGGCGCTGAGCGGCCTCACCATGTCGCTGGAGGAGCCCAGCCGCCGCTGCTTCAGCGCCTTGCTGAGCCTGCGCTCCCTCAGCCTGGCCAACGTGGACTTCTACGACTCGGGGCTGGCCGACGTCTGCACGCTGCCGCGCCTCGAGAGCCTGGACATCTCCAACACGTCTGTGACCAACCTGACGCCGCTGCTGTGCTGCAGGAGCCGCCTGCGCTACCTCACCATGCACCAGATGAAGCGGCTGGAGATGAGCACGGCGCAGTTGCTCTTCGTGCTCAGCCAGTTGGACGGCCTGCAGCACCTCGACGTCTCCGACGATAAGCAGTTCACGTCGGACGTGGCGCGGCAGCTGCTGGAGCAGCCCGGCATCCTGCCCCGCCTCGTCTCCCTGGACGTGTCGGGCCGCAAGCAGGTGACGGACGCCGCCGTCCGCGCCTTCGTGGAGCAGAGGCCCGGCATGGTCTTCATGGGCCTGCTGGCCACAGACGCCGGATTCTCCGACTTTCTGTCCGGGGAGGGCACTCTGAAG GTGACGGGCGAGGCTAACGAGGCGCAGATTTGCGAGGCCCTGCAGCGTTACACGGAGCGGGAGTGCTTCGTCAGGGAGGCCCTCTTCCACTTGTTCAGCCACACGCACGTGATGGAGAAGCCGCGGCCCGACATCCTCAAG CTGGTGGTCCTCGGCATGCAGAACCACCCGACGACGCTGCATGTGCAGCTGGCGGCCAGCGCCTGCGTCTTTAACCTGACCAAACAGGACCTGGCGGCGGGGATGCCCGTCCGGCTGCTGGGCACAGTCACCCAGCTGCTGCTGGAGGCCATGAAGAACTTTCCCAACCACCAACAG CTGCAGAAGAACTGCCTGCTGTCTCTGTGCAGTGATCGCATCCTGCAGGAGGTGCCCTTCAACAG GTTCGAGGCGGCGAAGCTGGTGATGCAGTGGCTGTGTAATCACGAGGACCAGAACATGCAGAGGATGGCGGTGGCCATTATCTCCATCCTGGCGGCCAAG ctatccACTGTGCAGACGGCCCAGCTCGGAGCGGAGCTTTTCATCGTGAAG CAACTCCTCCACATAGTGCGTCAGAAGACGGTGCAGGGCACGGTGGACGCCACACTCAAGTTCACGCTGAGCGCGCTCTGGAACCTCACCGACGAGTCACCCACCACCTGCCGGCACTTCATCGAGAACCAGGGCCTGGAGCTCTTCATGAAAGTGCTGGAG TCCTTCCCGTCGGAATCCTCCATTCAGCAGAAAGTTCTGGGCCTGCTG AACAACATCGCGGAGGTACGCGAGCTGCACGGCGAGCTGATGGTGCCAGGCTTCCTGGACCACATCCGCAGCCTGCTGCACAGCCCCGAGGTGGAGGTCAGCTACTTCGCTGCCGGCATCCTGGCCCACCTGACGTCACGGGGGGAGGCCGTGTGGACGCTGGGGCTGGCCCTGCGCTCCACACTGCTCCAGCAGCTG CACGCCGCCATCCTAAAATGGCCTACGCCCGAGTGTGAGATGGTGGCGTACAG GTCGTTTAACCCCTTCTTCCCCCTGCTGGAGTGTTTCCAGACCCCCGGGGTACAGCTGTGGGCTGCCTGGGCTATGCAGCACGTATGCAGCAAGAACG CCCCCCGCTACTGCAGCATGCTGCTGGAGGAGGGcggcctgcagcagcttgagatGGTGAGGACGCACCCGGACACCCATGGCGACGTCCACAGGCTGGCTGAGAGCATCCTGGACAGCCTGGAGCGTCACCGGGCACGCACTGGGCAGCCCGTCCCACAGCCCCCGCCACGCTGTcactggcaccaggacacccgcCCTG AAAAGGATATTCCATGA